One Thermus antranikianii DSM 12462 DNA window includes the following coding sequences:
- a CDS encoding type II toxin-antitoxin system VapC family toxin: MRFWDASALLPLLALEAATERVQNLYLENPLVVVWWGTELELVSALARKAREGTLKDAPLAKALDRLERLQRAWYEVLPGEEVRKTARRLLFAHPLRTGDALQLAAAWVASRGRPQDLPFVTLDARLAGAALREGFPVLPDPGEA; this comes from the coding sequence ATGAGGTTTTGGGACGCCTCGGCTCTTCTTCCCCTTCTGGCCCTCGAGGCCGCCACGGAAAGGGTGCAGAACCTCTATCTGGAAAATCCTTTGGTGGTGGTCTGGTGGGGAACCGAGCTGGAACTGGTTTCCGCCCTTGCCCGCAAAGCCCGAGAGGGAACCCTAAAGGATGCGCCCCTGGCCAAAGCCCTGGATCGTCTGGAAAGGTTACAAAGGGCGTGGTACGAGGTGTTGCCGGGGGAGGAGGTGCGGAAAACCGCACGGCGCCTCCTCTTCGCCCACCCCTTGCGAACCGGGGATGCCCTTCAGCTGGCCGCAGCCTGGGTGGCCAGCCGGGGCCGGCCCCAGGACCTTCCCTTTGTAACCCTGGATGCGCGCTTGGCGGGAGCAGCCCTTAGGGAGGGGTTTCCCGTCCTTCCCGACCCGGGGGAAGCCTAG
- a CDS encoding type II toxin-antitoxin system Phd/YefM family antitoxin yields MRRVSVSQAKAHLSKLLREVRSGEEILILDRGKPVARLVPAALPEGLEELVRLGMVRPGSGEVLDFAEMPRIPGLVEALLEERREEG; encoded by the coding sequence ATGCGCAGGGTGTCGGTAAGCCAGGCCAAGGCCCACCTCTCCAAGCTCCTAAGGGAGGTGCGCTCAGGGGAGGAGATCCTCATCCTAGACCGCGGCAAACCCGTGGCCAGGCTGGTGCCCGCCGCCTTGCCCGAGGGCCTGGAAGAGCTGGTACGCCTGGGAATGGTGCGTCCGGGGAGCGGGGAGGTGTTGGACTTTGCCGAAATGCCCCGGATACCCGGGCTGGTGGAGGCCCTTTTGGAGGAGCGACGGGAGGAAGGATGA
- a CDS encoding glycogen synthase, translating into MKVLIVAPEAYPLVKVGGLADVVGALPKALRPLGVEATVLLPWHRFVRAQRVGEVAYAFAGQEERAPLGERWEEGVRFLLLGVPGFERDRVYGYPDDVERYLRFAVAAGRVALGFDLVHAHDWTAALLPLTARVPAVYTIHNLAHQGLVDPALFFHWTGLPWSLFHMEALEFYGQVNLMKGGIVFARAVTTVSPSYAEEIQTPEFGMGLDGVLRRHAGKLFGILNGLDLEVFDPAKDPHLPAPYSREDVRGKALAQKALWERTGLKGPLLAYVGRLDGQKGLDLILKAIPRLKELGFYLLVQGVGDEGLAQALRQVEEENPGFVRFVEAYDEALARLAYAGADALLVPSRFEPCGLVQMIAQRYGTPPVARAVGGLKDTIEDGRTGVLFQTYHPEGLLYGVLRLFRLGPEALGLRGMEKDFSWEGSSRAYLEVYRKALG; encoded by the coding sequence ATGAAGGTCCTTATAGTGGCCCCCGAGGCCTATCCCCTGGTGAAGGTGGGGGGGCTCGCCGACGTGGTGGGGGCCCTGCCCAAGGCCTTAAGGCCCCTGGGGGTGGAGGCCACGGTGCTTCTTCCCTGGCACCGCTTTGTGAGGGCGCAAAGGGTGGGGGAGGTGGCCTACGCCTTCGCCGGACAGGAGGAAAGGGCTCCCCTGGGGGAGCGGTGGGAGGAGGGGGTGCGGTTTCTCCTTCTGGGCGTGCCCGGGTTTGAACGGGACCGGGTTTACGGCTACCCCGACGACGTGGAGCGCTACCTCCGCTTTGCCGTGGCGGCGGGCCGGGTGGCCCTGGGGTTTGACCTGGTCCACGCCCACGACTGGACCGCTGCCCTCCTGCCCCTTACCGCCAGGGTGCCCGCCGTCTACACCATTCACAACCTGGCCCACCAGGGCCTGGTGGACCCCGCCCTCTTCTTCCACTGGACGGGGCTTCCGTGGAGCCTTTTCCACATGGAGGCCCTGGAGTTCTACGGCCAGGTGAACCTGATGAAGGGGGGTATTGTCTTCGCCCGGGCCGTGACCACGGTGAGCCCCTCGTATGCGGAGGAGATCCAGACCCCGGAGTTCGGCATGGGGCTGGATGGGGTACTGAGGCGCCATGCGGGTAAGCTTTTCGGCATCCTGAATGGATTGGACCTCGAGGTCTTTGACCCGGCCAAGGACCCCCACCTTCCCGCCCCCTACTCCCGGGAGGATGTAAGGGGCAAGGCCCTGGCGCAAAAGGCCCTTTGGGAGCGCACGGGGCTTAAGGGGCCCCTCCTCGCCTACGTGGGCCGGCTGGACGGGCAAAAGGGCCTGGACCTTATCCTGAAGGCCATTCCCCGTTTGAAGGAGCTGGGCTTTTACCTCTTGGTCCAGGGGGTGGGGGACGAGGGTCTAGCGCAGGCCCTGAGGCAGGTGGAGGAGGAGAATCCCGGCTTCGTGCGCTTTGTGGAGGCCTACGACGAGGCCTTGGCCCGCCTGGCCTACGCGGGGGCAGACGCCCTTTTGGTGCCGAGCCGCTTTGAACCCTGCGGTCTGGTGCAGATGATCGCCCAGCGCTACGGCACCCCGCCCGTGGCCCGGGCGGTGGGGGGGCTTAAGGACACCATAGAGGATGGCCGCACGGGGGTGCTCTTCCAAACCTACCACCCCGAGGGCCTCCTCTACGGGGTCTTGCGCCTTTTCCGCTTGGGGCCGGAGGCCCTGGGCCTGAGGGGCATGGAGAAGGACTTCTCCTGGGAAGGGTCCTCTCGGGCCTACCTGGAGGTCTACCGAAAGGCCCTGGGCTAA
- a CDS encoding tetratricopeptide repeat protein, whose amino-acid sequence MLQDLEAKALAGDAEAQALLHFLRLLRHKEYQEARAYAEGFPEELRERLLAGLSLLEEAPERLEDPLFAAEREVLLGVRAVREGRKEEAEARFQKALALDPHHHRALSNLGNLHLERGELEAALDLYRRALKLAPEDPLIHENLAALYKRKGDLDRMVAHMKQATRLKMRPPVSLDPLTGKPQRRPLHRLIPLWVWVFLLTLLAYLLLKKP is encoded by the coding sequence ATGCTTCAGGACCTCGAGGCCAAGGCCCTGGCGGGGGATGCGGAGGCCCAGGCCCTGCTCCACTTTCTCCGGCTCCTAAGGCACAAGGAGTACCAGGAGGCCAGGGCCTATGCGGAAGGCTTCCCCGAGGAGCTTAGGGAGAGGCTTTTAGCCGGGCTTAGCCTGCTGGAGGAAGCCCCTGAACGCCTGGAAGACCCCCTGTTCGCCGCGGAGCGGGAGGTGCTCTTGGGGGTAAGGGCCGTGAGGGAGGGGAGAAAGGAGGAGGCCGAGGCCCGTTTTCAAAAGGCCCTTGCCCTGGATCCCCATCACCACCGGGCCCTCAGCAACCTGGGCAACCTCCACCTGGAAAGGGGGGAGCTGGAGGCGGCCTTGGATCTTTACCGGCGGGCTTTGAAACTGGCCCCGGAGGACCCCCTGATCCACGAGAACCTGGCGGCCCTTTACAAGAGGAAGGGGGACCTGGACAGGATGGTAGCCCACATGAAGCAGGCCACCCGCCTCAAGATGCGCCCGCCTGTTTCCCTAGATCCCCTGACGGGAAAACCCCAGCGCCGTCCGCTTCACCGCCTTATTCCCCTTTGGGTCTGGGTGTTCCTCCTCACCCTCCTGGCCTACCTTCTCCTGAAGAAGCCCTAG
- the dusA gene encoding tRNA dihydrouridine(20/20a) synthase DusA has translation MSDHRLSVAPMVDRTDRHFRYLVRQISRKVRLYTEMTVDQAVLRGKAEKLLAFHPEEHPIALQLAGSDPKSLAEAARIGQAWGYNEVNLNLGCPSEKAQEGGFGACLLLDPIRVREILKAMVEAVDIPVTVKLRLGVEGESYPLLARWVEAYAETGVRVFIVHARSALLSLSTRKNREVPPLRHDWVHRLKADFPHLTFILNGGVRTLEEALPHLKKVDGVMMGRAVYEDPFVLAEADRRVFGLAHRPSRLDVARRMRLYLEAEAQKGTPPWAVLRHMMNLFRGQPGGRLWRRLLSEGRSLGALDQALGLLQEKVGQEGEEEHPDPKGNKAVKRTALGFSRQGI, from the coding sequence GTGTCTGACCACCGCCTATCCGTGGCCCCCATGGTGGACCGGACGGACCGGCACTTCCGCTACCTGGTCCGCCAGATCAGCCGCAAGGTGCGGCTTTACACGGAGATGACCGTGGACCAGGCGGTGCTCCGGGGAAAAGCCGAAAAGCTCCTTGCCTTCCACCCCGAGGAGCACCCCATCGCCCTGCAGCTTGCGGGCTCGGATCCCAAAAGCCTAGCGGAGGCGGCGCGGATCGGCCAGGCCTGGGGATACAACGAGGTGAACCTAAACCTGGGTTGCCCCTCGGAAAAGGCCCAGGAGGGGGGGTTTGGCGCCTGCCTCCTCCTGGACCCCATAAGGGTGAGGGAGATCCTCAAGGCCATGGTGGAAGCGGTGGACATCCCCGTCACGGTGAAGCTCCGGCTGGGGGTGGAAGGGGAAAGCTACCCCCTCCTCGCCCGCTGGGTGGAAGCGTATGCGGAAACCGGGGTGCGGGTCTTCATCGTCCACGCCCGTAGCGCCCTCCTTAGCCTCTCCACCCGGAAAAACCGGGAGGTTCCCCCCTTGCGCCACGACTGGGTCCACCGGCTCAAGGCGGACTTTCCCCACCTCACCTTTATTCTGAACGGAGGGGTGCGAACCCTGGAGGAAGCCCTTCCCCACCTGAAGAAGGTGGACGGGGTCATGATGGGCCGGGCGGTCTACGAGGACCCCTTCGTGCTGGCGGAGGCGGACCGGCGGGTGTTCGGCCTGGCGCATAGGCCAAGCCGGCTGGATGTGGCCCGGCGCATGCGGCTCTACCTGGAAGCGGAGGCGCAAAAGGGTACCCCTCCGTGGGCGGTGCTGAGGCACATGATGAACCTCTTTCGGGGGCAGCCTGGGGGGCGGCTTTGGCGACGCCTGCTTTCGGAAGGGCGTTCCCTGGGCGCCTTGGACCAGGCCCTAGGGCTTCTTCAGGAGAAGGTAGGCCAGGAGGGTGAGGAGGAACACCCAGACCCAAAGGGGAATAAGGCGGTGAAGCGGACGGCGCTGGGGTTTTCCCGTCAGGGGATCTAG
- the ispH gene encoding 4-hydroxy-3-methylbut-2-enyl diphosphate reductase, with translation MEGMERGLKRLYLARPRGFCAGVVMAIQTVERWAEALKPQGELVVYHEIVHNRAVVERLRAKGVHFVEDLSEIDSLRRERPLAGTLVFSAHGHPPAVRRQAAEMGFHILDATCPLVTKVHIEARRYAQEGYWILLVGDSADHQEVKGTYGEAPERTILVAVHTHVGKDPRLADPRTVEVPDPERVVVLTQTTLSVEDTLKTIEILKARFPKLVVPRRKDLCYATQNRQEAVRRIAPHVDLFLVLTSPHSSNGMRLLELAQSLTGRAYRLESAKDLQEEWLQGAESAGITSAASTPEDLVQELVELLRAKYPGLEVIEEGEEEDIAFREPRILSPEEVLQGV, from the coding sequence GCCCTGAAACCCCAGGGGGAACTGGTGGTGTACCACGAGATCGTCCACAACCGGGCGGTGGTGGAGCGGCTTAGGGCCAAGGGGGTGCACTTCGTGGAGGACCTTTCCGAGATCGATAGCCTTCGCCGGGAAAGGCCCCTGGCGGGCACCCTGGTCTTTTCCGCCCACGGCCACCCTCCGGCCGTGCGCAGGCAGGCGGCGGAGATGGGCTTCCACATCCTGGACGCCACCTGTCCCCTGGTCACCAAGGTGCACATCGAGGCCAGGCGCTATGCCCAGGAAGGGTACTGGATCCTCCTGGTGGGGGATTCCGCCGACCATCAGGAGGTGAAGGGCACTTACGGGGAGGCCCCGGAAAGGACCATCCTGGTGGCGGTGCACACCCACGTGGGCAAGGACCCCCGCCTGGCGGACCCGCGCACGGTGGAGGTCCCCGACCCGGAACGGGTGGTGGTCCTCACCCAGACCACCCTGAGCGTGGAGGACACCTTAAAGACCATAGAGATCCTCAAGGCCCGCTTCCCCAAGCTGGTGGTGCCCAGGCGAAAGGACCTTTGCTACGCCACCCAGAACCGTCAGGAGGCGGTGCGGCGCATCGCCCCCCACGTGGACCTCTTCCTGGTGCTCACCAGCCCCCACTCCTCCAACGGGATGCGCCTTTTGGAACTGGCCCAAAGCCTTACCGGCAGAGCCTACCGCTTGGAAAGCGCCAAGGATCTCCAGGAGGAGTGGCTTCAGGGTGCCGAAAGCGCGGGCATCACCTCCGCCGCCAGCACCCCCGAGGACCTGGTGCAAGAGCTGGTGGAGTTGCTCCGGGCAAAATACCCGGGCCTCGAGGTGATCGAGGAAGGGGAAGAAGAGGACATCGCCTTCCGCGAGCCCAGAATCCTGTCCCCGGAGGAGGTCTTGCAGGGTGTCTGA